Proteins encoded together in one Streptomyces umbrinus window:
- a CDS encoding LysR family transcriptional regulator: MDLLRHLRLFVTVADELHFSRAAERLGMAQPPLSQAIRRLEKELGAELFDRSQRSIRLSAAGAALLEDAHELLAREERLRTLARRAADGGLGTLRAGVPPDTTAAVLSALLSACAEHSPGLSVDLQEVTTEEQVRLLSSGGLDVGLVHHPVDATELQLGPEISLDLGVVLPRTSPLARLPEVTLGELSGHDLVLFPRAHAPGWYDWILDVCRAGGFVPGRLRHASNPEFLLALVMAGHGVAFDQGPVARKEPRVAWRPLADRPLTLRISGAWPSGHVAHPAARRFAELAADVLARDHTATPRRKGVPHPPDDSPRPWSVVYG, from the coding sequence GTGGACCTCTTGCGCCACCTGCGCCTTTTCGTCACCGTAGCCGACGAGCTGCACTTCAGTCGGGCAGCCGAGCGGCTGGGCATGGCACAGCCGCCGCTCAGCCAGGCGATCCGCAGGCTGGAGAAGGAGCTCGGTGCAGAGCTGTTCGACCGCTCGCAGCGCAGCATCCGTTTGAGCGCCGCTGGGGCGGCGCTGCTGGAGGATGCCCACGAACTCCTCGCCCGGGAAGAGCGGTTGCGCACGCTGGCCCGCCGCGCCGCCGACGGTGGCCTCGGCACGCTCCGCGCGGGTGTACCGCCCGACACCACGGCCGCCGTGCTGTCCGCGCTGCTCTCCGCCTGCGCGGAGCACTCTCCGGGGCTCTCCGTCGACCTGCAGGAAGTCACCACCGAGGAGCAGGTGCGGCTGCTCTCCTCCGGCGGCCTGGACGTCGGACTCGTGCACCATCCCGTCGACGCCACCGAACTGCAACTCGGCCCCGAGATCTCGCTGGATTTGGGTGTCGTCCTGCCTCGCACCTCGCCGTTGGCCCGGCTGCCGGAGGTGACGCTCGGCGAGCTCTCCGGCCACGATCTGGTGCTCTTCCCGCGGGCACACGCACCCGGCTGGTACGACTGGATCCTCGACGTGTGCCGCGCCGGAGGCTTCGTCCCCGGACGCCTTCGACACGCCTCCAATCCCGAGTTCCTGCTCGCCCTGGTGATGGCGGGGCACGGAGTCGCCTTCGACCAAGGGCCGGTGGCCCGCAAGGAGCCCCGCGTCGCCTGGCGCCCACTGGCCGACCGCCCCCTCACCCTGCGCATCAGCGGCGCCTGGCCCTCCGGCCACGTAGCTCACCCGGCCGCCCGCCGATTCGCGGAACTCGCGGCCGACGTCCTGGCCCGCGACCACACCGCAACCCCGCGGCGCAAGGGCGTCCCTCACCCACCGGACGATTCCCCGCGCCCGTGGTCGGTGGTCTATGGCTAG
- a CDS encoding hydrophobic protein — MLWILLLLLILVVFGFGFTMQALWWVAAVLLVVWVVGFAMRGRGGGGRGGGRRGGGRRYSRG; from the coding sequence ATGCTTTGGATTCTTCTCCTTCTGCTGATCCTGGTGGTGTTCGGGTTCGGCTTCACCATGCAGGCCCTCTGGTGGGTCGCCGCCGTACTCCTGGTCGTCTGGGTCGTCGGCTTCGCCATGCGAGGGCGCGGCGGTGGCGGACGTGGCGGTGGACGCCGTGGTGGCGGCCGCCGGTACAGCCGCGGATAG
- a CDS encoding CsbD family protein, translated as MSLGQTIKHKTQAFKGRVTERVGRTTRNRRLQREGRTDRVSGNLKQSGDKAKDAFKH; from the coding sequence ATGAGCCTCGGACAGACGATCAAGCACAAGACCCAGGCATTCAAGGGCCGGGTCACCGAACGCGTCGGCCGGACCACCCGCAACCGGCGACTGCAGCGCGAAGGCAGGACCGACCGGGTCTCCGGAAACCTCAAGCAGTCCGGCGACAAGGCCAAGGACGCCTTCAAGCACTGA
- a CDS encoding serine hydrolase, whose translation MIEERIRQVFADAVAEGQLHAVRVHARAEVADANEVGAEPGIREVAVGADESVVIASIFKVLLVLEFARQVVAGQLDPRERVRVTAADRLGGWGTAGCLDDVELSLRDLAHFSMSVSDSSAADLLLARVGLDTVQLLAQELGLDRTRIVGGPRDLLESMLAEVGARDEREFAVRYPALPNDRKRRLAVLDPRHTTASTPREITLLLRLIWSDAAGPPEACALVRDLMGRQVFRHRLVSGFPDDVTVAAKTGSLPGLHMEAGVARYPDGECYAIAVFARTHDLAASRPTVDAAIGKAAGIAVGFLRGGGR comes from the coding sequence GTGATCGAGGAACGGATCCGACAGGTCTTCGCCGATGCGGTGGCCGAAGGGCAACTGCACGCGGTCCGCGTTCACGCGCGCGCGGAGGTCGCCGACGCCAACGAGGTCGGCGCGGAGCCGGGTATCCGTGAAGTCGCCGTGGGAGCCGACGAATCCGTAGTAATCGCCTCGATCTTCAAGGTGCTGCTGGTGCTCGAGTTCGCCCGGCAGGTTGTCGCCGGTCAGCTCGACCCGCGGGAGCGGGTGCGGGTGACCGCGGCCGACCGGCTCGGTGGCTGGGGAACCGCCGGCTGTCTGGACGACGTTGAGCTGTCGCTGCGCGACCTGGCCCACTTCTCGATGTCGGTCAGCGACAGCTCGGCGGCTGACCTGTTGCTGGCCCGCGTCGGCCTGGACACCGTACAACTGCTTGCGCAGGAACTCGGACTGGACCGGACCCGGATCGTGGGTGGGCCGCGGGACCTGCTGGAGTCGATGCTTGCGGAGGTCGGGGCACGCGATGAGCGAGAGTTCGCCGTCCGCTACCCCGCTTTGCCGAACGATCGCAAGAGACGGCTGGCCGTGCTGGATCCCCGCCACACCACAGCGAGCACACCCCGCGAGATCACCCTGCTGCTCCGGCTCATCTGGAGCGATGCGGCCGGGCCGCCGGAAGCCTGCGCGCTCGTACGTGACTTGATGGGCCGCCAGGTCTTCCGCCACCGGCTGGTGTCGGGCTTCCCGGACGACGTCACGGTCGCGGCCAAGACCGGAAGTCTGCCGGGGCTGCACATGGAGGCGGGCGTCGCCCGCTACCCCGACGGCGAGTGCTACGCGATCGCCGTCTTCGCCCGCACCCACGACCTGGCCGCCTCCCGCCCCACGGTGGACGCCGCGATAGGCAAGGCCGCCGGAATCGCGGTCGGCTTCCTCCGCGGCGGCGGCCGGTGA
- a CDS encoding DUF6328 family protein has product MAEENSRTPREETTLERADRNFGELLQELRIIQTGVQILFAFLLTLAFTARFSTLDTAQRTMYITTLLLAVLAAALFTTPAALHRTLFQRGAKPEIVMISSRLAGAGMSVLMLTLTGSVLLVVDVVLGRVEGVIAGSATLLVCGGLWVVLPQFVRRHAARFEARAVSEPPDGSG; this is encoded by the coding sequence ATGGCTGAGGAGAATTCCCGTACGCCGCGCGAGGAGACGACGCTGGAGCGGGCCGATCGTAACTTCGGCGAGCTGCTCCAGGAGTTGAGGATCATCCAGACCGGGGTCCAGATCCTGTTCGCGTTCCTGCTGACGCTGGCCTTCACCGCCCGCTTCTCCACGCTCGACACGGCGCAGCGCACCATGTACATCACGACGCTGCTGCTCGCGGTGCTCGCAGCGGCCCTGTTCACCACTCCGGCCGCGCTGCACCGCACGCTGTTCCAGCGCGGGGCCAAGCCTGAGATCGTCATGATCTCCTCACGGCTGGCGGGGGCGGGTATGAGCGTCCTGATGCTGACCCTCACCGGTTCCGTGCTGCTCGTCGTCGACGTGGTGCTCGGCCGGGTCGAGGGTGTGATCGCGGGGAGTGCGACGCTGCTGGTGTGCGGCGGTCTGTGGGTGGTGTTGCCGCAGTTCGTCAGGCGGCACGCCGCACGGTTTGAGGCCCGGGCCGTCTCGGAGCCGCCGGATGGATCGGGCTGA
- a CDS encoding MBL fold metallo-hydrolase, translated as MTQDIHVTDGSVAPSNRGLDRRTVLRGAALGAAAPLISATAATASAGDRGRGSGSAAGSASFRWLGTAGWRIDVGDRTVLFDPYLTRFTTGLYDGAFEPRTPLQTRPAVVDAHIGRPELVLVSHSHWDHLADVPYIAKTTGARVVGTETTYHLLVALGVDAGQISVVKGGEVLGFGGITVEVVPSLHSRNKKCAYFAPGTLNAPPPTVPSTISDLPEGDTLAFQVTAGDSGPSAFLMGASDFSERAVRGLRPDLAMIAVPSSTATHHYVPRLLRALDTPGVVVPVHWDNFEVPLRGSPVRDPSMDLEAFLAQVEKVSPATRVVVPDYRTVYDGDMHPGSD; from the coding sequence ATGACCCAGGACATACATGTCACTGACGGATCAGTTGCGCCGTCCAACCGCGGGCTCGACCGTCGTACGGTGCTGCGCGGTGCCGCCCTCGGCGCGGCCGCACCGCTGATCTCCGCCACGGCTGCCACTGCCTCGGCCGGTGACCGCGGCCGAGGCAGTGGCTCAGCCGCGGGTTCCGCATCGTTCCGCTGGCTCGGCACCGCCGGCTGGCGCATCGACGTCGGTGACCGGACCGTACTCTTCGATCCGTACCTCACCCGCTTCACCACGGGCCTGTACGACGGCGCCTTCGAGCCGCGCACCCCCCTGCAAACCCGCCCGGCGGTCGTGGACGCGCACATCGGCCGTCCCGAACTCGTCCTGGTCAGCCACTCCCACTGGGATCACCTCGCCGACGTGCCATACATCGCCAAGACCACCGGCGCCCGCGTCGTCGGCACCGAGACCACGTACCACCTGCTGGTCGCCCTGGGGGTCGACGCGGGACAGATCTCCGTGGTGAAGGGCGGCGAGGTGCTGGGCTTCGGCGGGATCACCGTCGAGGTCGTACCGAGCCTGCACAGCCGCAACAAGAAGTGCGCCTACTTCGCCCCGGGCACGCTGAACGCCCCGCCCCCGACGGTCCCGAGCACCATCTCGGACCTACCGGAGGGCGATACCCTCGCCTTCCAGGTAACGGCCGGGGACAGCGGCCCGTCGGCGTTCCTCATGGGGGCCAGCGACTTCTCCGAGCGGGCGGTGAGGGGCCTGCGCCCCGACCTCGCGATGATCGCCGTGCCCTCCAGCACCGCCACCCACCACTACGTACCCCGACTGCTGCGCGCGCTGGACACCCCTGGCGTCGTCGTCCCCGTCCACTGGGACAACTTCGAAGTGCCACTGAGAGGTTCCCCGGTACGAGACCCGTCGATGGACCTGGAAGCGTTCCTCGCCCAGGTCGAGAAGGTGTCTCCGGCAACGCGGGTCGTCGTCCCGGACTACCGCACCGTGTACGACGGCGACATGCACCCCGGAAGCGACTAG
- a CDS encoding ANTAR domain-containing protein, with amino-acid sequence MQRTTLLPENWWDLRAEAVAGEAAAQDVVALRAENDQLRRALAGRMVIDQACGMVMVLAPCRRGPARNLLMDISRQCHTRLPEVSAAVVAAWEGEPLSRLMQRALRDALRRLYAEDRGCDSSLADEPSARGRP; translated from the coding sequence ATGCAGCGCACAACCTTGCTTCCGGAGAATTGGTGGGATCTGAGGGCCGAGGCCGTGGCGGGGGAGGCGGCGGCTCAGGACGTCGTGGCGCTGCGCGCCGAGAATGATCAGCTGCGGCGGGCACTGGCCGGCCGTATGGTCATCGACCAGGCGTGCGGCATGGTGATGGTGCTGGCCCCCTGCCGCCGTGGGCCGGCACGGAACCTGCTGATGGATATCTCACGGCAGTGCCACACCCGACTTCCGGAGGTGTCTGCGGCCGTGGTCGCGGCCTGGGAGGGTGAGCCGCTCTCGCGGCTGATGCAGCGCGCACTGCGGGATGCACTGCGGCGGCTCTACGCGGAGGACCGGGGGTGCGACTCCTCACTGGCGGATGAGCCGTCCGCCAGGGGAAGGCCATGA